The genomic interval CCTTGCCCTCGACATGGGTGCGGATCGGATGGCCTCCACGGGGGAAGGGGCGCCGCTGATCACCCGCCATCTCATCGAAGAGCAAAAGAAACGCAACGTCCACATTCTCGTCGCAGAAGACAACGTTACCAACCAGAAAGTCGTCACAAAGATGCTGGAGAAATTAGGGTATCGGGCTGATATTGTCGAGAACGGTAAAGAGGCACTTAACGCGCTCGACGGGGTTGCCTACGATATCGTCTTCATGGACGTGCAGATGCCGGAAATGGATGGCTTTGAGGCAACAGCTTTGGTCCGGGAGCGCGAAAAGCAAGAAGGGCGCCGCCATGTTCCTATTGTTGCCATGACAGCGCACGCAATGAAAGGTGACCGGGAGCGATGTATCAGGGCCGGTATGGATGACTACATTTCCAAACCCGTCCAGCCTGGAGACATCGCCGAAGCGATCGGACGAATGCTCGACC from Syntrophorhabdales bacterium carries:
- a CDS encoding response regulator, which gives rise to MKEIGFAAYLTKPVRSAQLFLCLALDMGADRMASTGEGAPLITRHLIEEQKKRNVHILVAEDNVTNQKVVTKMLEKLGYRADIVENGKEALNALDGVAYDIVFMDVQMPEMDGFEATALVREREKQEGRRHVPIVAMTAHAMKGDRERCIRAGMDDYISKPVQPGDIAEAIGRMLDLPSRAQTPAESSGEADRPVIFNRDALLKRLDGDEELVSQIIDIFLEHASGQLERLDQAVTEGNAAMVKLHAHSLKGAAANVEAAAMRDVAFEIERNAADVQSVAPLMAELEGELHRLQGFLSSSKAEGGIK